The genomic interval CATTGGACGGAGGCCGgatccccccggcccccccccccgccagcccccttAGTGCAAATGGTTCCCTATAGGCTAAAAACGTGGAACAAAAAACTGGAAGAACGAGTAAAGCGGCGACGGGGGGGGGgacgccccccccagcccccccgccccagcccggcctcggggggtcccggggacgcccccccccctcctttctaGAGACGAAAGTGCAAAGTGGGGGGCCCCGCCGGGGGGGCTCCGCGCCCCTCGCTGTGCTTTTCGgtaaaaccgggggggggggtcggcgggggggctgcgggggaggggtgcgcggggcgggggggggcgggggacgcgTGTGGCTGCCTGCGTGCgcggggggatggaggggggggggggatgccggggggggggtcccgtccgtccgtccgtccgtcggTCCGTCCGCCCGCGGGCGCGCTCACAGTCAGCTGACCCGCTCGGGGACAGGCGTCCTGGTGTCGACCGCCTCCTCCCGGCCGGGGGGCCGCGGCAcggaggcgctgggaggggggggggccgccgccgccgacgaggaggaggaggaggaggaggaagaggaggaggaggaggaggaggaggaggaggaggaggaggcagtgtCTTTGTGCTCGGCCTCCCCTCGGTGTTTGtagggcggcgggggcggcggcgggggggggtgaGTCTTAGCCGGCTCCTTGGCGCAGCCGTCGggggccgccgggcccccccgTTCCTCCGAGCAGCCCTTCCCGCTGAAGTCctgggccggcgggggggggctggcgcTGTCcttggggctggcggggggctcggggggcggcggcggcgaggccccCCGCTCCTTCTTGCcgggcggcaccggcggcggcggcggcggcggcgccggggcggcggcgcggcccttGGGGCTGCCCTCCTTgctgcggcggccggggctgcgggcgctcctgggtcccttggggccgcgctcggggggggggcggggggggcttgGCGGCCTCCCGCGCCTCCAGGACCACCGTCTCCCGCGTCTTCCGCTTCTTGATGGGCAGCACCGTCTCCTGCACCGCCGGCGGGACGGCCGCCTTCTTCTTGGCCTCCGGCGCggcgcccgccgggccgcccgtCCCCGTCGCTCCCGCCGGCTTCCGGCCCCGTTTTTTGGGGACGGCCTGGCTGTCCGGCTCCGATTTCCGCTTGCGCCCGGGACGTTTGACGGCCAGGACCTGGGCCGAGGTGGTGGCCGTCCCCGCCTCGGCGCgggcccccggctgccccggctgGAAGGGCATCTTCACCAGCAGCTTGCCGGAGCTCTTCTCGATCACCCGCTTCACCTGCACGCCCTCCGACGCCGCCGTCTTGGGCttggccgccccgctgcccttgggccggccccggccgcggcccgtcCCGGGGCCCTTGGGGGATTTGGGCTTCTTGGGGGGTCGCTGCTCCCGCCgggaggggctgccccggccggtgACGGTGAAGTCGAAGTCGTTGGGGTCCAGGGAGGTGTCTCCTACCTTTTCGAAGTAGGCGATCAGCTCCACCTTGGAGCGGAAGGCTTTTCcctgcgggctggggggggggaggggggagagaaggcGTCagggggggcgcgggcggggggacCCCCCTCCCGGCGCCCTCCCGGCGCCCTCCCGGCACTCACTTGATCAGGTAGACGTCGTATTTGCCGGCGGAGCGGCCCGATTTCCGCTGCTTCAGCTTGCGGGTCCAGCCCTCGGGCAGCGTGGGGTCGTCGTACATGGGACCCCGGTCCCGGATGATGGAGCGACGCTGCTTGGGGGAAGCCGAAGCCtccggcgctgccggcgccgtCCCGGCGCCCTCCGAGGTCTCGGCTTTGCCGGCTTCGGCCGGCTCGGCGGAGGGCTGCGCCGgctcatgctgctgcttctcctccttccGCTCCTTCTTCACCTTCTTGGCCTTGGGGGGCCGCTCCTTCAGCCCCTGTAGGTTCTCCTCCGACTTCTCCTccctgcaaacacacagaggGGTCAGCGCCGGGACGGGCCCGCGGACGccgacggacggacggacggacggacggcgGCTCCTCCGGCAGGCGCGGGCCCGCGGCACGGGCTCTCCCCGAAAAGCAGCAGGCGGCAGCAGGGAGAAACGGCGGGGAATTGGGCAAAGCGCGGCAGGCGGGGGCCGCAGCCGGGGGCCGGCCGGCGAAGGACGGGTCCGGCCGGCGAAGGCTCTgccgccgggccggcggcgggagcggaggAGGAGcgagcggaggaggaggaggagaggcggcTCCGCCGGGGCTGTAATTACGGctgcggggaaaaaaaatatcaaagtgtTGGTAAATAAACGGCGAGGGGAAGCGCCGGGGGAAcctcccgggcggcggcggcggcggcaggggggtcggccgcggggccgccggcgaGGCCGGACGCCCGTCGGAAAAGCCGGGCCGTCCGCGAGGGCCccgtcccggcggggccgcggctgcgggAGGGCGAGGGTCCGGTGTCCCCGCCGGAGAGTGACCGGCGCATCTGCGGCTAAATATAGCCCGGGTGGGCTGCGCGCggcccccggcaccggcccccccgccgcccgcgccccgccggagAAGGGGCTTTGGGCGCGGGGGGCACCGCGgtcgcgccgcgccgccggccggcACACGGTGGCGCTCGGGGCCCGCACGCGGCCGCCGccggacccccgggacccccacgcCGGCGGcaccccgcggcggggggggttGCGCCGGGGGACCCGCCGTCCCGCCGCAGGGTCCCTCGGGGACGCGGCCGCGGTCCCTGCGGCGGGCGCGGGCTCGGGCTCTCGGCGAAGCCCGGCGGCCCCCGGGGCGCCGCCGTCCCCGCGCCGAGCCGTTTCGGGGTGCGAGGCTCCTCCTGGGGACGCCGGCGtccccgggggccgcggcggggaccccccgccgtcccccgcgCCGCCGTCCTCGCTCCCCCGCCGGCAAACGCCGTccagcgccgccggcccgccTGGACCGCGGGTCCCGTCCTGGCAAGGAAAGAGCAGAGAAGGTGAGGCTGGGGGGGACGCGGCGGCCCCCCGGGAGCCCGGCAGCAAACGAGGGGGTCGTTAGCGCCGGCGCCCCGTTTCCCGCGCCGAGAGGACGCGGCCCCGAATAAACCCCCCCGGGGGGGTCTCGCACGGGCGTCGGGGGGCCCGCGGCGGCGCCGCGTCCCCGTGCCCCCGGGAAGGGCC from Mycteria americana isolate JAX WOST 10 ecotype Jacksonville Zoo and Gardens unplaced genomic scaffold, USCA_MyAme_1.0 Scaffold_74, whole genome shotgun sequence carries:
- the MECP2 gene encoding LOW QUALITY PROTEIN: methyl-CpG-binding protein 2 (The sequence of the model RefSeq protein was modified relative to this genomic sequence to represent the inferred CDS: inserted 2 bases in 1 codon), with the protein product MAAAPSGDEERLEEKSEENLQGLKERPPKAKKVKKERKEEKQQHEPAQPSAEPAEAGKAETSEGAGTAPAAPEASASPKQRRSIIRDRGPMYDDPTLPEGWTRKLKQRKSGRSAGKYDVYLINPQGKAFRSKVELIAYFEKVGDTSLDPNDFDFTVTGRGSPSRREQRPPKKPKSPKGPGTGRGRGRPKGSGAAKPKTAASEGVQVKRVIEKSSGKLLVKMPFQPGQPGARAEAGTATTSAQVLAVKRPGRKRKSEPDSQAVPKKRGRKPAGATGTGGPAGAAPEAKKKAAVPPAVQETVLPIKKRKTRETVVLEAREAAKPXPRPPPERGPKGPRSARSPGRRSKEGSPKGRAAAPAPPPPPPPVPPGKKERGASPPPPPEPPASPKDSASPPPPAQDFSGKGCSEERGGPAAPDGCAKEPAKTHPPPPPPPPPYKHRGEAEHKDTASSSSSSSSSSSSSSSSSSSSSSAAAAPPPPSASVPRPPGREEAVDTRTPVPERVS